In the Malania oleifera isolate guangnan ecotype guangnan chromosome 1, ASM2987363v1, whole genome shotgun sequence genome, one interval contains:
- the LOC131159330 gene encoding uncharacterized protein LOC131159330, which produces MTAGSKGKNKKKAIEESKALSIQEKREIADREEAALEKEVIELSQWADMIDAMDDQQLREYLKNRPDNLKTEKIKKSMPRKKVQRGGKSGSSNTIMASVWKFHKEDDEGTSIY; this is translated from the exons ATGACTGCTGGGAGTAAaggaaagaataaaaagaaaGCAATAGAAGAGAGCAAGGCTCTTTCAATCCaagaaaagagagagattgcagaTAGAGAGGAGGCAGCTCTGGAAAAGGAAGTCATTGAGCTTTCACAATGG GCTGATATGATTGATGCAATGGATGATCAACAATTGAGGGAGTACTTGAAAAATAGGCCTGACAACTTGAAgactgaaaaaataaaaaagtcaatGCCAAGAAAAAAG GTCCAAAGAGGTGGAAAGTCTGGAAGCTCTAATACGATTATGGCTTCGGTATGGAAGTTCCATAAAGAAGATGATGAAGGAACATCGATCTACTAA